Proteins from a single region of Haloterrigena alkaliphila:
- a CDS encoding type II toxin-antitoxin system PemK/MazF family toxin, producing the protein MSYGRGDVVIALDPFKKDSSGRPFLIVSDEETPFHEEQYIALSLTTKTWYEERISLSPDDWVKGGAPQSSSIMSWYINSIDEDLIKRYQGRIRDGIVEETTAQLSEYVHD; encoded by the coding sequence GTGAGTTACGGGCGTGGCGACGTCGTCATCGCTCTCGATCCGTTCAAGAAGGACTCGAGCGGGCGGCCGTTCCTCATCGTTAGCGACGAGGAGACGCCGTTTCACGAAGAGCAGTATATTGCACTTTCACTTACGACGAAAACGTGGTATGAGGAGCGAATATCGCTGAGTCCAGACGATTGGGTGAAAGGAGGTGCTCCACAATCGAGTTCGATCATGTCATGGTACATCAATTCGATCGACGAGGATCTGATCAAGAGGTATCAGGGCCGAATCAGGGACGGTATCGTCGAGGAGACCACGGCACAGCTTTCAGAATACGTCCACGACTGA
- a CDS encoding MarR family transcriptional regulator — protein MPIDIETFDERSSDDLQSVTNAEKVIRFLAANDDKAYTPSEIADRVDVKRNSLGTVLSRLEDRDLVRHKGDYWAIGDMETVRNAYEMHRIMESLNERYGEEDIEEWRAHAAEGDSR, from the coding sequence GTGCCCATCGATATCGAGACCTTCGACGAACGATCCAGTGACGATCTGCAGTCGGTCACGAACGCCGAGAAGGTGATCCGCTTCCTCGCCGCAAACGACGACAAAGCGTACACGCCCTCCGAAATCGCGGATCGGGTCGACGTCAAGCGGAATTCGCTCGGAACGGTTCTGAGCCGCCTCGAGGATCGAGACCTCGTTCGCCACAAGGGCGACTACTGGGCGATCGGGGATATGGAGACGGTCCGCAACGCGTACGAAATGCATCGGATCATGGAGTCGCTGAACGAACGATACGGGGAAGAAGACATCGAGGAGTGGCGAGCACACGCTGCCGAGGGCGACTCGCGGTGA
- a CDS encoding peptidylprolyl isomerase gives MGDVTATLHTNKGDIEVELYDERAPRTVDNFVGLATGGKTWEDPETGEEVEGEPLYDDVAFHRVIEDFMIQGGDPTETGRGGPGYQFDDEFHDDLRHDDAGILSMANSGPDTNGSQFFITLDAQPHLDGRHSVFGEVIDGMDVVREIGSVDTGPNDQPREEVVLESVDVDYE, from the coding sequence ATGGGAGACGTTACTGCCACTTTGCACACCAACAAGGGCGACATCGAAGTCGAACTCTACGACGAGCGCGCGCCGCGGACCGTCGACAATTTCGTCGGGCTCGCGACCGGCGGCAAGACCTGGGAGGACCCCGAGACGGGCGAGGAGGTCGAGGGCGAACCGCTGTACGACGACGTCGCCTTTCACCGCGTCATCGAGGACTTCATGATTCAGGGCGGCGACCCGACCGAAACCGGGCGCGGCGGCCCCGGCTACCAGTTCGACGACGAGTTCCACGACGATCTGCGCCACGACGACGCGGGCATCCTGAGCATGGCCAACTCCGGCCCCGACACCAACGGCTCGCAGTTCTTCATCACGCTCGACGCCCAGCCCCACCTCGACGGCCGCCACTCCGTCTTCGGGGAAGTGATCGACGGCATGGACGTCGTCCGCGAGATCGGGAGCGTCGACACCGGTCCGAACGACCAGCCGCGCGAGGAGGTCGTCCTCGAGTCGGTCGACGTCGACTACGAGTGA